The proteins below are encoded in one region of Acidobacteriota bacterium:
- a CDS encoding glutamine synthetase III: MGSAASREAIRAIRDWAVSGPTSRPAPRSADDFGRLVFSDAVQRIKLPRAVYKALRRTITRGETLDVSVADAVAVAVKDWALEHGATHYTHWFQPLTGITAEKHDAFLAPTPEGKAVTEFSGKELIKGEPDASSFPSGGMRSTFEARGYTAWDPTSPPWIYKTASGTTLVIPSAFVSWTGESLDKKTPLLRSIEALSRQAVRILKLFGSASDRVMTTCGPEQEYFLIDAHFYYARPDLVGAGRTLFGAKPPKGQELEDQYFGSIPERVLACMREVEDELYAIGVPIKTRHNEVAPSQYEIAPIFEQANVSTDHQMMVMETLKRVAPKHGLACLLHEKPFAGVNGSGKHVNWSMGDSEGNNLLNPGDTPHDNVQFLVFCAAVLRAVDRHQGLLRMSVASAGNDHRLGANEAPPAIISIFLGDMLTGIFEQIEKGAKRSAEHGGLLETGVDVLPKLPRDAGDRNRTSPFAFTGNKFEFRAVSSNQSIAFPNIVLNVAVAESLDAVATELEQAVAKGAVLEDAVGKLLVKLVKAHKRIIFNGNGYSDAWQKEAGKRGLLNLRNTVDALPELTKPASVTLFETYKVLSKRELEARLEINFEAYIKTVNIEAQTMVLMANRYILPAALTYLTQVAGSVAAGKAAGVQSKEAKKLLVEVTRLVDALKTRTDALVTALAHEGNGNSQKHARYMRDKVIPAMNVLRDTGDALETVLPSNDWPLPTYREMLFIK; this comes from the coding sequence ATGGGATCAGCTGCGTCGCGCGAAGCGATTCGCGCCATCAGGGATTGGGCCGTTTCAGGTCCGACCTCTCGCCCCGCTCCTCGCTCCGCCGACGACTTCGGCCGTCTGGTCTTCAGTGACGCCGTCCAGCGCATCAAGCTGCCTCGCGCGGTGTACAAGGCCCTGCGCCGCACCATCACGCGCGGCGAGACGCTCGACGTCTCGGTGGCCGACGCCGTCGCGGTAGCCGTCAAGGACTGGGCACTCGAGCACGGGGCCACGCACTACACGCACTGGTTCCAGCCCCTCACCGGCATCACCGCCGAGAAGCACGACGCGTTTCTCGCCCCCACGCCGGAGGGCAAGGCCGTCACCGAGTTCAGCGGCAAGGAACTCATCAAGGGCGAGCCCGATGCCTCGTCCTTCCCGTCGGGCGGCATGCGCTCCACGTTCGAGGCGCGCGGCTACACGGCGTGGGATCCGACAAGTCCGCCGTGGATCTACAAGACCGCGTCGGGCACGACGCTCGTCATCCCCAGCGCGTTCGTGAGCTGGACCGGCGAGTCGCTCGACAAGAAGACTCCGCTGCTCCGCTCCATCGAAGCGCTGTCGCGCCAGGCCGTTCGCATCCTGAAGCTGTTCGGGTCGGCGTCGGACCGCGTGATGACCACCTGCGGCCCCGAGCAGGAGTACTTCCTCATCGACGCGCACTTCTACTACGCGCGTCCGGATCTGGTGGGCGCTGGCAGGACGCTGTTCGGCGCCAAGCCGCCCAAGGGGCAGGAACTCGAGGACCAGTACTTCGGCTCGATTCCCGAGCGCGTGCTCGCCTGCATGCGCGAAGTGGAGGACGAGCTCTACGCCATCGGAGTGCCCATCAAGACCCGGCACAACGAAGTCGCACCGAGCCAGTACGAGATCGCGCCGATCTTCGAGCAGGCCAATGTGTCCACCGACCACCAGATGATGGTCATGGAGACGCTCAAGCGCGTGGCGCCCAAGCACGGACTCGCCTGCCTGCTCCACGAGAAGCCGTTCGCGGGCGTGAACGGATCGGGCAAGCACGTCAACTGGAGCATGGGCGACAGTGAGGGCAACAACCTCCTGAACCCGGGCGACACGCCGCACGACAACGTCCAGTTCCTCGTCTTCTGCGCCGCCGTGCTGCGCGCGGTCGACAGGCACCAGGGCCTGCTGCGCATGAGCGTGGCCAGCGCGGGCAACGACCATCGTCTCGGGGCGAACGAAGCGCCGCCTGCGATCATCTCGATCTTCCTCGGCGACATGCTCACCGGCATCTTCGAGCAGATCGAGAAGGGGGCCAAGCGCAGCGCGGAGCACGGCGGCCTGCTCGAAACGGGCGTCGACGTGCTGCCCAAGCTGCCGCGTGATGCCGGCGATCGCAACCGCACGAGTCCGTTTGCGTTCACGGGCAACAAGTTCGAGTTCCGCGCCGTTTCGTCCAACCAGAGCATCGCCTTCCCCAACATCGTCCTCAACGTGGCAGTGGCCGAGTCGCTCGACGCCGTTGCCACCGAGCTGGAGCAGGCCGTGGCGAAGGGCGCCGTGCTCGAGGACGCCGTGGGCAAGCTCCTCGTGAAGCTGGTGAAGGCGCACAAACGGATCATCTTCAATGGCAACGGCTACTCGGACGCCTGGCAGAAGGAAGCGGGCAAGCGCGGGCTGCTCAACCTGCGCAACACCGTCGATGCGCTGCCCGAGCTCACCAAGCCGGCCTCGGTCACGCTGTTCGAGACGTACAAGGTGCTGAGCAAGCGCGAACTCGAGGCGCGGCTCGAGATCAACTTCGAGGCCTACATCAAGACCGTCAACATCGAAGCCCAGACGATGGTGCTGATGGCCAACCGGTACATCCTGCCTGCCGCGCTCACGTATCTCACGCAGGTGGCCGGCAGCGTGGCCGCGGGCAAGGCCGCGGGTGTGCAGAGCAAGGAAGCAAAGAAGCTGCTCGTGGAGGTCACGCGGCTGGTCGACGCGCTCAAGACGCGCACCGATGCCCTCGTCACGGCGCTCGCGCACGAAGGCAACGGCAACTCGCAGAAGCACGCGCGGTACATGCGAGACAAGGTCATCCCCGCGATGAACGTCCTGCGCGACACGGGCGACGCGCTGGAGACCGTCCTGCCGTCCAACGACTGGCCGCTGCCCACCTACCGGGAGATGCTGTTCATCAAGTAG
- a CDS encoding DNA topoisomerase IV subunit A — protein sequence MSDEPSLFDIPDSPDNGLPPAPPTGPGETAVALHEAAQARYLNYALSVITSRALPDVRDGLKPVQRRILYTMWQQNLTADAKHRKCAKVVGDVMGNYHPHGDSALYETLVRMAQPFSLRYPLIDGSGNFGSLDGDGAAAMRYTECRLARLSDELLTELDQDTVPFRPNYDGTRTEPVVLPSRVPTLLINGAMGIAVGMATNVPPHHLGEVCTALLRLIDNPELTTIQLCRYIKGPDFPTGGRILNSPDELKEIYRTGSGAIRLRGTWESGEVGRSSKVVTITAIPYTVDKSELVTRIADIVLSRKLPPLLDVRDVSTDDIRVEIEIKRDADEALVMAYLCKHTPLQVSLGVNLTCLIPTEQDDIGRPERLDLKAMLWHFLHFRMDVVSRRLEHEAATLARRVHILEGFEKVFDALDAILAIVRASDGKADAATKIIAKFGLDAEQADAILELKVYRLARLEILIIQRELADKRERQAEIAALLADEAGRWALVREEIAEVQKVYSDTRADRRRTTFASDEDLVEYDAEAFIIDEDNIVIVSRDGWIKRQKDVKDLSTTRLREGDEVLAAVGGSTRATLVLFTTHGVAYTCRFIDVPASTGYGEPVQRQFKFKDGERVIAVMSLDERVSPDMQPAREGETPARHAFAATSDGYALRFSLAPYIEPSTRAGRKFVKLPDGVEVVGVAQVTGDETIIAATREARAMLCPCGEVNVLSGPGRGVILIKIDEKKDRLLGFVASKGDRDLMVVETSRGAEQTVSTAKYDVTSRGGKGRELLQRGSFTRVVPPAPQVVGPTDS from the coding sequence GTGTCCGACGAACCGTCTCTCTTCGACATCCCTGACTCGCCCGACAACGGCCTGCCGCCGGCTCCGCCGACGGGCCCGGGCGAGACCGCCGTGGCGCTGCACGAAGCGGCACAGGCGCGCTACCTCAATTACGCCCTGTCGGTCATCACGTCGCGCGCGCTGCCCGACGTGCGCGACGGGCTCAAGCCCGTGCAGCGCCGCATCCTCTACACGATGTGGCAGCAGAACCTCACCGCCGACGCCAAGCACCGCAAGTGTGCCAAGGTGGTGGGCGACGTGATGGGCAACTACCATCCGCACGGCGACAGCGCGCTCTACGAGACGCTCGTGCGCATGGCGCAGCCCTTCTCGCTGCGCTATCCGCTGATCGACGGCTCGGGCAACTTCGGGTCGCTCGACGGCGACGGCGCCGCGGCGATGCGCTACACCGAGTGCCGCCTCGCGCGCCTCAGCGACGAGCTGCTCACCGAGCTCGACCAGGACACAGTGCCGTTCCGTCCGAACTACGACGGCACGCGGACCGAGCCCGTGGTGCTGCCGTCGCGCGTCCCCACGCTCCTCATCAACGGCGCGATGGGCATCGCCGTGGGCATGGCAACCAATGTGCCGCCGCACCACCTGGGCGAGGTGTGCACGGCGCTGCTGCGCCTCATCGACAACCCCGAGCTCACGACGATCCAGTTGTGCCGCTACATCAAGGGGCCGGACTTCCCGACCGGCGGCCGCATCCTCAATTCGCCGGACGAACTGAAGGAGATCTATCGGACGGGCAGCGGCGCGATCCGCCTGCGCGGCACGTGGGAATCAGGCGAGGTCGGCCGGTCGAGCAAGGTCGTCACGATCACCGCGATCCCGTACACCGTCGACAAGTCAGAGCTCGTCACGCGCATCGCCGACATCGTCCTGTCGCGCAAGCTGCCGCCGCTGCTCGACGTGCGCGACGTGAGCACCGACGACATCCGCGTCGAGATCGAGATCAAGCGCGACGCCGACGAGGCGCTCGTGATGGCGTATCTGTGCAAGCACACGCCGCTGCAGGTGAGTCTCGGCGTGAACCTCACGTGCCTCATCCCTACCGAGCAGGACGACATCGGCCGACCCGAGCGCCTCGACCTCAAGGCGATGCTGTGGCACTTCCTCCACTTCCGGATGGACGTGGTGAGCCGGCGTCTCGAGCACGAAGCAGCGACGCTCGCGCGGCGTGTCCACATCCTCGAAGGCTTCGAGAAGGTGTTCGACGCGCTCGACGCGATCCTGGCGATCGTGCGCGCGTCCGACGGCAAGGCCGATGCGGCGACGAAGATCATCGCGAAGTTCGGCCTCGATGCCGAACAGGCCGACGCGATCCTCGAACTGAAGGTGTACCGGCTCGCGCGCCTCGAGATCCTGATCATCCAGCGTGAGCTGGCCGACAAGCGCGAGCGACAGGCGGAGATCGCGGCGCTGCTGGCCGACGAGGCTGGCCGCTGGGCGCTGGTCCGCGAGGAGATCGCCGAGGTCCAGAAGGTCTACAGCGATACGCGCGCCGACCGCCGGCGCACGACGTTTGCCAGCGACGAAGATCTGGTCGAGTACGACGCCGAGGCCTTCATCATCGACGAAGACAACATCGTCATCGTCTCGCGCGATGGGTGGATCAAGCGGCAGAAGGACGTGAAGGACCTCTCCACCACGCGCCTGCGTGAAGGCGACGAGGTGCTGGCGGCTGTCGGCGGCAGCACCCGCGCGACGCTGGTGCTCTTCACCACGCACGGCGTGGCCTATACGTGCCGGTTCATCGACGTCCCCGCGTCGACCGGCTATGGCGAGCCGGTGCAGCGGCAGTTCAAGTTCAAGGACGGCGAGCGTGTGATCGCGGTGATGAGTCTCGACGAGCGCGTGAGTCCGGATATGCAGCCCGCACGCGAGGGCGAGACACCCGCGCGACACGCCTTCGCGGCGACGTCCGATGGCTATGCGCTGCGCTTCAGCCTCGCACCGTACATCGAGCCCAGCACACGCGCCGGCCGCAAATTCGTGAAGCTGCCCGACGGAGTCGAAGTCGTGGGCGTCGCACAGGTCACCGGCGACGAGACGATCATCGCCGCGACGCGCGAGGCGCGCGCGATGCTGTGTCCGTGCGGAGAGGTGAACGTCCTGTCCGGGCCGGGCCGCGGCGTCATCCTGATCAAGATCGACGAGAAGAAGGATCGGCTCCTCGGCTTCGTCGCGTCGAAGGGGGATCGTGACCTGATGGTGGTCGAGACATCCCGCGGCGCGGAGCAGACCGTGAGTACGGCCAAGTACGACGTCACGTCACGCGGCGGCAAGGGCCGCGAATTGCTGCAGCGCGGTTCGTTCACCCGCGTCGTGCCACCGGCGCCGCAGGTCGTCGGCCCCACCGACAGCTGA
- a CDS encoding MATE family efflux transporter encodes MPPPPRPAHFDRSIIEGSLGRAVWRIAWPTMLQNVLGGLQGIIDHAMVGHFVGYTANAAIGVSGQIFLVVIVFISSLYAGMGVLVARFAGAGDREAVDRTVGQAFLVSFVLAGGIMAPVGYLLSPQLLLFVNATQEVRDVALPFLRLMFVGGIGLLTFFLLGGAFRAAGDPRTPLRLGILLTVLNIVFNVVLIRGAGPIPAFGATGAAMGTVLASLIVAGLGIMVMRSPTAAIHLPDITALRPDWAIIRQLFKFGLPTGFQGVAMNIGGVFLLRFIGALPESAHAQAAFAIAYTELFSLITFTSVGLMGATAAVVGQNLGAGRLDRAWQAVNVSARIGLGVALGVGLLFLTIPGPLLGIFGVSDPTTGTIARSLLRHLAISGLFVTVALAYTGALQGSGDTRSPMYISIVSQVFVPLGLCVIFQRTGTFEPVDIWRAIVAGHLTRCLLSIFRFRQGKWQRIVVDVGHRSPGASRQEVT; translated from the coding sequence ATGCCGCCACCGCCACGACCAGCGCACTTCGACCGATCGATCATCGAGGGCTCCCTCGGACGCGCGGTCTGGCGCATCGCCTGGCCGACGATGCTGCAGAACGTGCTGGGCGGCCTGCAGGGGATCATCGACCACGCGATGGTCGGCCACTTCGTGGGCTACACGGCCAACGCGGCCATCGGCGTCAGCGGGCAGATCTTCCTCGTCGTCATCGTTTTCATCAGCTCGCTGTATGCGGGCATGGGCGTGCTGGTAGCGCGCTTTGCGGGCGCCGGCGATCGCGAGGCCGTCGACCGAACCGTCGGTCAGGCCTTCCTCGTGTCGTTCGTGCTCGCGGGCGGCATCATGGCGCCCGTCGGATACCTGCTCTCGCCGCAACTCCTGCTGTTTGTCAACGCGACGCAGGAAGTGCGCGACGTCGCGCTGCCGTTCCTGCGCCTGATGTTCGTGGGCGGCATCGGCCTGCTGACGTTCTTCCTGCTCGGTGGCGCGTTCCGCGCGGCAGGGGATCCACGCACGCCGCTGCGTCTCGGCATCCTGCTCACCGTGCTGAACATCGTGTTCAACGTGGTGCTGATCCGCGGTGCCGGCCCGATCCCCGCGTTCGGCGCGACAGGCGCCGCGATGGGCACCGTCCTCGCGTCGCTCATCGTGGCCGGGCTCGGCATCATGGTGATGCGATCGCCGACGGCGGCCATCCACCTGCCCGACATCACGGCGCTGCGTCCCGACTGGGCCATCATCAGGCAGTTGTTCAAGTTCGGTCTGCCCACCGGCTTCCAGGGCGTGGCGATGAACATCGGCGGCGTGTTCCTGCTCCGGTTCATCGGCGCGCTGCCAGAGAGCGCGCACGCGCAGGCGGCGTTCGCGATCGCGTACACGGAGCTGTTCTCGCTCATCACGTTCACGTCCGTCGGCCTGATGGGCGCGACGGCCGCCGTCGTCGGCCAGAACCTCGGGGCAGGCAGGCTCGATCGGGCGTGGCAGGCGGTGAACGTGAGCGCGCGCATCGGTCTCGGCGTCGCGCTCGGCGTGGGCCTCCTCTTCCTCACGATCCCCGGGCCGCTCCTCGGCATCTTCGGCGTGAGCGATCCGACCACGGGGACGATCGCGCGCAGCCTGCTGCGACACCTCGCGATCTCGGGTCTCTTTGTCACCGTGGCGCTCGCCTACACCGGCGCGCTGCAGGGATCCGGAGACACGCGCAGTCCCATGTACATCTCGATCGTCTCGCAGGTGTTCGTGCCGTTGGGGTTGTGTGTCATCTTCCAGCGCACCGGCACGTTCGAACCCGTGGACATCTGGCGCGCCATCGTGGCCGGGCACCTGACGCGCTGTCTGCTGTCGATCTTCCGGTTCCGCCAGGGCAAGTGGCAACGCATCGTCGTGGACGTCGGGCACAGGAGTCCCGGCGCATCGCGACAGGAGGTCACGTAA
- a CDS encoding DUF349 domain-containing protein has product MSLFDRFRQPKWKHADPAVRLEAVNELGDDAQDVLATLAREDADAAVRRRAVARVEDIGVLAAVARGDLDEGVRAEARKFLIDLAGDGSDESSALAALAGLDDERDLATIARTTDVEGIGLAALRRVATPRLVGSIAGRATGGGIRLAALALIADPAERLLVALNSEHKDVALSALESLSDAEALDQVANRARNKLVARRARTRLREQQEPVAVETTAPVGELSRERLCEMVEGLAHESRADAIQAPLDAAIDAWQQLAATVDTTSPVLQSRFDAAVAGARAHVESLRAAVAAAQAEADARAARDAPRADVCQSLEDYVGDDIEDAVTAAQAAWGALDAEHEPGTDAVNQRFLAAIARQRARLAARLADAERHAQLATIADEAERLSSVDDLAAAHKQWADLLRRWTGLAQDGAAVDPVLVSRVKAAESAIASRTAALREQEGATRAANLERALTACDRLEAVAAREQLPLKDADQARRDARTTAEQLGALPSRDDQTAIVERLKKVQARLMDVVRDLRSTDDWKRWANATVQQELCEKIEALAQVEALPDVAKRLKDLRQDWKQASAGPRGAEGDALWQRFKAGADAAQVRVDGHYAQRAVEDAAVLAEKTQLAEQAEALSESSEWLKTADALKALQQRWNTLGHATRGEQGKAITNRFRAACDRFFTRRKEDLNQRKDVWSANQAVKEDLIAKAEAVAETTDWQAGVETIKALQAEWKASGPVKRQKSEQLWQKFRAACDRFFDRYKNRHAAEFDSRRVTREQALTDFESLASGQDESLDGATALTRAEQAWQAWRVGPPLPRDIVTPMQERFATATQLLVDRYPDAFRRSSLDPEATRARMQELVQQVEQLGSSPQAAPQAAVQAAPAAALATMLKEALASNTIGGRVDDQTKRRAAQESVRVARQSWSRLGPVSGDDVAELERRFAVACRRFDDPRDDRNDRGGERRGARPPRGPRPPARA; this is encoded by the coding sequence ATGTCCTTGTTCGATCGCTTTCGGCAGCCCAAGTGGAAGCATGCCGACCCGGCCGTCCGGCTCGAGGCGGTCAACGAGCTGGGTGACGACGCGCAGGACGTCCTCGCCACGCTCGCTCGTGAAGATGCCGACGCCGCCGTCCGGCGACGTGCCGTGGCGCGCGTCGAGGACATCGGCGTGCTGGCCGCCGTCGCGCGCGGCGACCTCGATGAGGGCGTGCGTGCCGAGGCGCGCAAGTTCCTCATCGATCTCGCCGGTGACGGCAGCGACGAGTCGTCGGCACTCGCGGCCCTTGCCGGTCTCGACGATGAGCGCGATCTCGCCACCATCGCGAGAACGACAGACGTGGAAGGCATCGGCCTGGCGGCGCTGCGTCGCGTGGCCACGCCGCGCCTCGTCGGCAGCATCGCGGGGCGTGCCACGGGTGGCGGCATCCGTCTGGCGGCGCTCGCGCTGATCGCCGACCCCGCCGAGCGGCTCCTCGTCGCCCTGAACAGCGAGCACAAGGACGTCGCGCTGTCGGCGCTCGAATCGCTGTCGGACGCCGAAGCGCTCGATCAGGTCGCCAATCGCGCGCGCAACAAGCTCGTCGCACGACGGGCACGTACGCGGCTGCGTGAGCAGCAGGAACCCGTCGCGGTGGAGACAACGGCGCCCGTGGGCGAGTTGAGCCGGGAGCGCCTGTGCGAGATGGTGGAAGGCCTGGCGCACGAGTCGCGCGCCGACGCCATCCAGGCGCCGCTCGACGCGGCCATCGACGCGTGGCAACAGCTCGCCGCAACTGTGGATACGACGTCGCCGGTCCTGCAGTCGCGATTCGACGCCGCCGTGGCGGGAGCCCGCGCGCACGTGGAGTCCCTGCGAGCCGCCGTCGCGGCCGCGCAGGCCGAAGCCGATGCGCGTGCGGCCAGGGATGCGCCGCGCGCCGACGTGTGCCAGTCGCTCGAGGACTACGTGGGCGACGACATCGAAGACGCGGTGACGGCGGCGCAGGCGGCATGGGGTGCCCTTGATGCCGAGCACGAACCCGGCACCGACGCCGTGAACCAGCGCTTCCTGGCGGCGATCGCCCGTCAGCGTGCGCGCCTGGCGGCACGGCTCGCCGATGCCGAACGCCACGCGCAACTGGCCACGATCGCTGATGAGGCCGAGCGTCTGTCGAGCGTCGACGACCTGGCAGCCGCGCACAAGCAGTGGGCCGATCTGCTCAGGCGATGGACGGGACTGGCGCAGGACGGCGCGGCTGTCGATCCGGTGCTCGTGTCGCGCGTGAAGGCCGCCGAGAGCGCGATCGCGTCGCGCACCGCGGCCCTGCGCGAACAGGAGGGCGCCACGCGCGCCGCCAATCTCGAACGGGCGCTCACCGCGTGCGACAGGCTCGAAGCCGTTGCCGCGCGGGAGCAGCTGCCGCTCAAGGACGCCGATCAGGCCCGGCGCGACGCACGCACGACGGCCGAGCAGCTCGGGGCGTTGCCGTCGCGCGACGACCAGACGGCCATCGTCGAGCGGCTGAAGAAGGTGCAGGCGCGCCTGATGGATGTGGTGCGGGATCTCCGCAGCACAGACGACTGGAAGCGCTGGGCCAACGCCACCGTGCAGCAGGAGCTGTGCGAGAAGATCGAGGCGCTCGCGCAGGTCGAGGCATTGCCCGACGTCGCCAAGCGCCTGAAGGACCTGCGGCAGGACTGGAAGCAGGCGAGTGCCGGGCCTCGCGGGGCCGAAGGCGATGCGCTGTGGCAGCGCTTCAAGGCGGGCGCCGATGCGGCGCAGGTGCGCGTGGACGGCCACTACGCGCAGCGCGCCGTCGAGGACGCGGCCGTACTCGCCGAGAAGACGCAGCTGGCCGAACAGGCAGAGGCGCTGTCCGAGTCCAGCGAGTGGCTCAAGACCGCCGACGCCCTCAAGGCGCTGCAGCAGCGGTGGAACACGCTGGGGCACGCCACGCGTGGTGAACAGGGGAAGGCCATCACCAACAGGTTCCGCGCGGCGTGCGATCGGTTCTTCACGCGTCGCAAGGAAGACCTCAACCAGCGCAAGGACGTGTGGAGCGCGAATCAGGCGGTGAAGGAAGACCTGATCGCGAAGGCCGAAGCCGTGGCCGAGACCACCGACTGGCAGGCGGGCGTCGAGACGATCAAGGCGCTCCAGGCCGAGTGGAAGGCGAGCGGTCCCGTCAAGCGGCAGAAGTCGGAGCAGTTGTGGCAGAAGTTCCGCGCCGCCTGCGATCGCTTCTTCGACCGCTACAAGAACCGCCACGCGGCGGAGTTCGACAGCCGTCGCGTGACGCGTGAGCAGGCGCTGACCGATTTCGAGTCGCTCGCGTCCGGACAGGACGAGTCCCTCGACGGTGCAACCGCACTCACGCGCGCCGAGCAGGCGTGGCAGGCGTGGCGTGTGGGACCGCCGCTGCCGCGCGACATCGTGACGCCGATGCAGGAACGATTCGCGACGGCGACACAGTTGCTCGTCGATCGCTATCCAGACGCGTTCCGCCGATCGTCGCTCGATCCGGAGGCGACGCGCGCCCGCATGCAGGAGCTGGTGCAGCAGGTGGAACAACTCGGGTCGTCGCCGCAGGCCGCCCCGCAGGCTGCAGTGCAGGCCGCGCCGGCGGCAGCACTCGCCACGATGCTGAAGGAGGCGCTCGCCTCCAACACGATCGGCGGGCGTGTGGACGATCAGACCAAGCGTCGCGCGGCCCAGGAGTCCGTGCGCGTGGCGCGTCAGTCATGGAGCCGGCTCGGCCCCGTGAGCGGAGACGATGTCGCGGAGTTGGAGCGGCGCTTCGCCGTGGCCTGCCGGCGCTTCGACGACCCGCGCGACGACCGCAACGACCGCGGGGGCGAACGTCGCGGCGCCCGTCCGCCACGCGGACCACGCCCACCCGCCCGCGCCTGA
- the speA gene encoding biosynthetic arginine decarboxylase, with protein MTTVSPRALPGTSATDAWTVADATELYDIDRWGNGYFSIGENGHVLVHPTKARSRAIDLKELMDRLQMRGITLPILVRFPDILQHRLGDIHGAFQAAIQQHQYTGRYACVYPIKVNQQRQVVEEVLEFGRPYGFGIEAGSKPELMAVAALASNDTPIICNGFKDAEFIEMAMLAQKIGRNIIPVVEKYTELGLILEYAEKVGVRPQIGFRVKLAARGSGRWQSSGGYRSKFGLTVTEIMRGFEELRSRGMEDCFKLLHFHLGSQIPNIRIVKGALVEAARIYCELSKAGAGLEYMDVGGGLGVDYDGSQTNFESSMNYTLQEYANDVVYHLQQVCDETGVPHPTIVSESGRAIAAYHSLLVFNVLGVSEFGEEHVPTEVSDDLEQPVNDLIETLRNLNARNALESYHDAQAALDMAMNLFSAGYLSLAQRCHAENLYWHICVKLQKLVSGLDHVPEDLQSLDELLSDSYFCNFSLFQSIPDSWAIGQLFPVMPIHRLGERPTQHAVLGDITCDSDGKIDQFIDRRDVKKTLALHTIKDEPYLLGVFMVGAYQEILGDLHNLFGDTHAVHVSLNDKEEVVLDAVIKGDTVKEVLDYVEFDVEHLVAKMRMDVEAAVRAGRLDYLESGRLLRFYEEGLHGYTYLEDPNDPR; from the coding sequence ATGACCACGGTCTCCCCGCGTGCCCTGCCGGGCACCAGCGCCACTGATGCCTGGACCGTCGCCGACGCGACGGAGCTGTACGACATCGATCGGTGGGGCAACGGCTACTTCTCGATAGGCGAGAACGGGCACGTCCTCGTCCACCCGACGAAGGCACGATCGCGGGCGATCGATCTGAAGGAGTTGATGGACCGCCTGCAGATGCGCGGCATCACGCTGCCCATCCTGGTGCGCTTCCCGGACATCCTCCAGCACAGGCTCGGCGACATCCACGGCGCCTTCCAGGCCGCGATCCAGCAGCACCAGTACACGGGCCGCTATGCGTGCGTGTATCCGATCAAGGTCAATCAGCAGCGACAGGTCGTCGAAGAGGTGCTGGAGTTCGGGCGGCCGTATGGCTTCGGTATCGAGGCCGGGAGCAAGCCTGAACTGATGGCCGTGGCGGCGCTCGCGTCAAACGACACGCCGATCATCTGCAACGGCTTCAAGGACGCCGAGTTCATCGAGATGGCGATGCTCGCCCAGAAGATCGGGCGCAACATCATCCCCGTCGTCGAGAAGTACACCGAGCTGGGATTGATCCTGGAGTACGCCGAGAAGGTGGGCGTGCGTCCGCAGATCGGGTTCCGCGTGAAGCTGGCCGCGCGCGGATCCGGTCGCTGGCAGAGCTCGGGCGGGTATCGCTCGAAGTTCGGGCTCACCGTTACCGAGATCATGCGCGGCTTCGAGGAGCTGCGATCGCGCGGGATGGAGGACTGCTTCAAGCTGCTCCACTTCCATCTCGGCAGCCAGATCCCCAACATCCGGATCGTGAAGGGCGCGCTTGTCGAGGCGGCGCGCATCTACTGCGAGCTGTCCAAGGCGGGTGCCGGTCTCGAGTACATGGACGTGGGCGGCGGCCTCGGCGTGGACTACGACGGCTCGCAAACCAACTTCGAGTCGAGCATGAACTACACGCTGCAGGAGTACGCCAACGACGTGGTGTACCACCTGCAGCAGGTGTGCGACGAGACGGGCGTGCCGCACCCCACGATCGTGTCCGAGAGCGGCCGCGCCATCGCGGCCTACCACAGCCTGCTCGTCTTCAACGTGCTCGGTGTGTCGGAGTTCGGCGAGGAGCACGTCCCGACCGAGGTCAGCGACGACCTCGAGCAACCCGTCAACGATCTGATCGAAACGCTGCGTAACCTCAACGCGCGCAACGCCCTCGAGAGCTATCACGACGCGCAGGCCGCGCTCGACATGGCGATGAACCTGTTCTCGGCCGGATATCTCTCGCTCGCGCAGCGGTGTCACGCCGAGAACCTGTACTGGCACATCTGCGTGAAGCTGCAGAAGCTGGTCTCCGGACTCGATCACGTCCCGGAGGATCTCCAATCGCTCGACGAACTGCTGTCTGATTCGTACTTCTGCAACTTTTCGCTGTTCCAGTCGATCCCCGACAGCTGGGCGATCGGGCAGCTCTTCCCCGTCATGCCGATCCACCGGCTCGGCGAACGGCCCACGCAGCACGCCGTGCTCGGCGACATCACGTGCGACTCGGACGGCAAGATCGATCAGTTCATCGATCGCCGCGACGTGAAGAAGACACTCGCCCTGCACACGATCAAGGACGAGCCGTACCTGCTCGGCGTGTTCATGGTCGGCGCCTACCAGGAGATCCTGGGCGACCTCCACAATCTGTTCGGCGACACGCATGCGGTGCACGTCAGCCTGAACGACAAGGAGGAAGTGGTGCTCGACGCCGTGATCAAGGGTGACACGGTGAAGGAAGTGCTCGACTACGTGGAGTTCGACGTCGAGCACCTGGTGGCGAAGATGCGGATGGACGTCGAGGCCGCCGTCCGCGCCGGCCGTCTCGACTACCTCGAGTCAGGACGCCTGCTGCGCTTCTACGAAGAAGGCCTGCACGGCTACACCTACCTCGAAGACCCGAACGATCCCCGCTGA